The stretch of DNA TTGCTTTTCTTTATTTTAGAGAGCAAGAGGTGGATTTGGTTTTATTAGAAGTGGGAATTGGTGGCTTACTTGACACAACCAATGTGGTAATTGGAGAGATTGCTGTCATCACCTCCATCGGACTTGACCATCAGGAGACTCTGGGTGACAGTATAGCAGCAATTGCAGAGCAGAAAGCTGGTATTTTTAAGGCTGGTAAAAAGGCCGTGATTGCTAAGTTGCCTTCAGAAGCTAGGCTTGTTTGTCAGAAAAAAGCAGACTCTTTAGCTGTTGACCTTTATCAGGCAGGACAAGATTTTTCAATGCTGAATGGGGATTTTTCAAGCTCTTTGGCTAACCTTTCACAGTTGAAAATAGGCTTGGAAGGAGCTTATCAGCAGGAAAATGCGGCCTTGGCGCTACAAACGTTTCTTCTCTTTATGAGAGAAGGAAAGGAAGCTGTTGATGAACAGGTTGTAAGACAGGCTTTGGAGAAGACCCATTGGGCTGGGCGTTTGGAGCGTATTCGTCCTCAGATTTACTTGGACGGTGCTCATAACCTCCCTGCTTTGATTCGCTTGGTTGAATTTATTAAAGAAAAAGAGCAGGAAGGATATCGGACTCAAATTCTATTTGGAGCCTTGAAACGGAAGGATTATCAAGGGATGTTGGGTTACCTGACTGAGAATTTGCCTCAGGTGGAACTCAAGGTGACAGGCTTTGACTATCAAGGTTCTTTGGATGAAACAGATGTAACAGGTTACGATATAGTTCCTTCTTACCGAGAATTTATTAGCGATTTTGAAGCAAGAGCAGATGCCCAGGATTTGTTGTTCGTTACAGGGTCTCTCTATTTTATCTCAGAAGTACGGGGCTACTTGCTGGCCCATGAGCAGATGAATTGACCTCCTTTTTTGGACTTGTTATACTAGGGAAACTACTAGTTAGAAGGAAAAAATTCTGTAAATTGGTAGCAGAAAGGAAATTCATCATGAAATTAAAAAGATTCACACTTTCTCTTGCTTCTCTAGCAAGTCTTAGTCTCTTAGTAGCTTGTTCACAAAGAGCTCAACAAGTTCAACAACCAGTAGCTCAATCGCAAACACAACAAACTCAGCAATCACAATCTGCTGCTTCATCTTCTACAGAAAATAGCAACCAGTCAGCAACAAGTTCTTCACAAAATGCGCCTGAGGCTCAACCAACTGATATTGATGGAACTTATACCGGTCAGGACGAAGGAGACCGTATCACTTTAGTGGTAACTGGTACAACGGGCACCTGGACACAGGTGGAAACTGATGGGGAACAAGAAATCAAGCAGGTTAGCTTTGATGCTGCTAATCAACGCATGATTATTGGGGATGATGTCAAGATTTATGCAATCAATGGCAATCAGATGATTATTGACGATATGGACAGAGAAGCATCTGATCGCATTGTTTTATCAAAATAGACTAGAAGGAGACTGGTTTTGTCAGTCTCTTTTGCTTTTACTCAGAAAAATGATTATAAATACTTGCCTTCTACCGAATACCTGCGTTATACTAATATTAATTACCTGTTTTTAGCATTCATACTCTTCGAAAATCTCTTCAAACCATGTCAGCTTCCATCTGCAACCTCAAAACAGTGTTTTGAGCAACCTGCGGCTAGCTTCCTAGTTTGCTCTTTGCTTTTCATTGAGTATCAAAATATCAAGGAGGGGATATGAAATATAGAAAATTTCAATTATTAATGTCCAAGTATGGCTTCAGTCTTTCGATTATGCTGCTTGAACTTTCTCTTGTTTTTGGTCTCTTTCTTTACTTAGGGCGTATGGCTCCTATTCTGTGGGTTATTGTCTTAATCTTTATGAGTATGGCGACTATCGTAGCGATTGTCAATCGTTCAATGGCGCCTGAAAGCAAAGTGATGTGGTTAGTGGTAACTTTTGTTCCTGTCATTGGTCCTTTGCTCTATCTGATGTTTGGTGAAAGGCGATTGTCCAAAAAAGAAATCAAGCAGTTGGACAAACTTGGTTCTATGCATTTTCGGGAGGATAACAGTAAAGCTCTCCGCCAGAAATTGAAGGAAGAGGATAAGGCGGCTTACGGAGTTATCAAATCTTTGTTGAGTATGGATAGCAATGCCGATGTATATGATCGAACCGATTCACAATTCTTTTCTTCGGGTGAAAGCATGTGGCAACATATGTTGGAAGACCTCAAGAAAGCTGAAAAGTTTATCTTTCTAGAGTACTATATTGTCGAAGAAGGTCTAATGTGGAATAGCATACTAGATATACTAGAGCAAAAGGCAGCTCAGGGTGTAGAGATCAAGATGCTCTATGATGATATCGGCTGTATGGCGACTTTGCCTGGAGATTATACTATTCAGCTTCGTAGTCGAGGAATTGAAGCCCATAAATTTAACAAGGTGATTCCTCGCTTGACGGTGGCTTACAACAATCGGGACCATCGGAAAATCCTTGTCATAGATGGTCAGGTAGCTTATACAGGAGGCATTAACTTAGCCGATGAGTACATCAATCATGTAGAACGTTTTGGCTATTGGAAGGATAGTGGGATTCGCATAGATGGCCCTGGTGTCAAGGCTCTAACCCGTCTTTTTTTGATGACTTGGTACATCAATCGTGGGGAAATCAGCGATTTTGACCAGTATCACCTGGAAAATCAGCCTTGTTCTGGCCAAGGGCTCTGCATTCCTTACGGTAGTGGACCCAAGCCCATCTTCCGTACTCAAGTAGGGAAAAAAGTTTATCAAAGTTTGATTAATCAGGCTACTGATTCAGTCTATATCACAACACCCTATTTGATTATTGACTATGATTTAACTGAGAGTATTAAAAATGCAGCCATGAGGGGTGTTGATGTCCGCATCGTGACTCCTTTCATTCCGGATAAAAAATTAATCCAGCTCATAACAAGAGGAGCCTATCCGGATCTTTTGTCAGCAGGAGTCAGGATTTTTGAGTATAGTCCAGGCTTTATCCACAGTAAACAAATCCTAGTGGACAAGGACTTTGCTGCAGTTGGAACGATTAATTTAGATTATAGAAGTTTGCTTCATCACTATGAAGATGCAGTTTTGCTATATAAAACGGCATCAATCACAGAGATTCAAAAAGATTTTCAGGAGATTTTTTCAGTATCTCAAGAAATTTTCCCTCATACGATAAAAAATAGCTGGTATCAAAAATTGATTAAGGAAATTGCCCAGTTATTTGCCCCAATCTTATAAGAAATCTAGGACTTAGGA from Streptococcus mitis encodes:
- the cls gene encoding cardiolipin synthase, which codes for MKYRKFQLLMSKYGFSLSIMLLELSLVFGLFLYLGRMAPILWVIVLIFMSMATIVAIVNRSMAPESKVMWLVVTFVPVIGPLLYLMFGERRLSKKEIKQLDKLGSMHFREDNSKALRQKLKEEDKAAYGVIKSLLSMDSNADVYDRTDSQFFSSGESMWQHMLEDLKKAEKFIFLEYYIVEEGLMWNSILDILEQKAAQGVEIKMLYDDIGCMATLPGDYTIQLRSRGIEAHKFNKVIPRLTVAYNNRDHRKILVIDGQVAYTGGINLADEYINHVERFGYWKDSGIRIDGPGVKALTRLFLMTWYINRGEISDFDQYHLENQPCSGQGLCIPYGSGPKPIFRTQVGKKVYQSLINQATDSVYITTPYLIIDYDLTESIKNAAMRGVDVRIVTPFIPDKKLIQLITRGAYPDLLSAGVRIFEYSPGFIHSKQILVDKDFAAVGTINLDYRSLLHHYEDAVLLYKTASITEIQKDFQEIFSVSQEIFPHTIKNSWYQKLIKEIAQLFAPIL
- a CDS encoding SP_0198 family lipoprotein, which produces MKLKRFTLSLASLASLSLLVACSQRAQQVQQPVAQSQTQQTQQSQSAASSSTENSNQSATSSSQNAPEAQPTDIDGTYTGQDEGDRITLVVTGTTGTWTQVETDGEQEIKQVSFDAANQRMIIGDDVKIYAINGNQMIIDDMDREASDRIVLSK
- a CDS encoding folylpolyglutamate synthase/dihydrofolate synthase family protein produces the protein MFEVEEWLHSRIGLNFRSGLGRMQQAVDLLGNPEKSYPIIHVTGTNGKGSTIAFMRELFMGHDKKVATFTSPHIVSINDRICINGQPIADADFIRLANQVKEMEKMLLQTHDQLSFFELLTLIAFLYFREQEVDLVLLEVGIGGLLDTTNVVIGEIAVITSIGLDHQETLGDSIAAIAEQKAGIFKAGKKAVIAKLPSEARLVCQKKADSLAVDLYQAGQDFSMLNGDFSSSLANLSQLKIGLEGAYQQENAALALQTFLLFMREGKEAVDEQVVRQALEKTHWAGRLERIRPQIYLDGAHNLPALIRLVEFIKEKEQEGYRTQILFGALKRKDYQGMLGYLTENLPQVELKVTGFDYQGSLDETDVTGYDIVPSYREFISDFEARADAQDLLFVTGSLYFISEVRGYLLAHEQMN